Proteins encoded within one genomic window of Companilactobacillus sp.:
- a CDS encoding hemolysin family protein has product MSSSTITGNFIIILITFIFAFFCVAAEFALVQTRPSLLEDAIEKGDGNPKKLQRALNMVNNLNEYLSTTQVGTSIAGIILGWIGEGTIEYLLVELFGMTHAINSSGLHIIGSIVGVLLLTYFEVVLTEIVPKNISIDRPLQMLMLVVNPLRFFHLAVYPFVWLLNSSSNGIVRLMGMKPADSENQVFSQSEILNLSKSSIKGGDMDQNDVVFMERAFELNDKVAKDIMVDRTSLYVVDITDKVSDVIKDYLQQGFSRFPVVADNDKDKVLGYVYAYDIVRQNQVDGSVGISRILRSVNTVPETMPIQDILSKMIKKQTPIVIVVDEYGGTSGIVTDKDIYEELFGTVKDEIDVVSDEYIIKNEDKSYNVSGKTTLYDFERYFRTDIKAFQESDIITVGGYILEKFPNIQLNSEFNLDNFHFKVAEFDHGFANWFKVTIDDDEVTKSGNLASLTEVDDLKEESDDTKGKDDK; this is encoded by the coding sequence TTGTCAAGTTCAACGATAACAGGTAATTTTATAATCATTCTAATTACCTTTATATTTGCTTTCTTCTGTGTTGCCGCCGAGTTTGCTTTGGTTCAAACCAGACCAAGTCTTCTGGAAGATGCCATTGAAAAAGGCGATGGTAATCCCAAGAAGTTACAACGTGCATTAAATATGGTCAACAATCTGAACGAATACTTATCAACTACTCAAGTTGGTACTAGTATCGCTGGTATTATCTTAGGTTGGATTGGTGAAGGAACCATTGAATATTTGCTGGTTGAACTCTTCGGTATGACCCATGCTATCAATAGCAGCGGTCTTCATATCATTGGTTCGATTGTTGGTGTTCTTCTACTAACATACTTTGAAGTGGTCCTAACTGAAATCGTTCCTAAGAACATTTCAATCGATCGTCCATTGCAAATGTTAATGTTAGTCGTAAATCCATTAAGATTTTTCCATCTAGCTGTTTACCCATTCGTTTGGTTGTTGAACAGTTCATCAAACGGAATCGTTCGTTTGATGGGTATGAAACCTGCCGATTCAGAAAACCAAGTTTTTTCTCAATCTGAAATTTTGAACTTATCGAAGTCTTCAATCAAAGGCGGAGATATGGATCAAAACGATGTTGTCTTCATGGAACGTGCATTTGAATTAAACGATAAAGTTGCCAAAGACATCATGGTCGATAGAACTAGTCTTTATGTCGTCGACATCACTGATAAAGTTAGCGATGTCATCAAAGACTACTTGCAACAAGGTTTTTCAAGATTTCCAGTCGTTGCGGACAACGATAAGGATAAGGTCCTAGGATACGTTTATGCCTACGATATCGTTCGTCAAAACCAAGTTGACGGATCAGTCGGAATCAGTCGGATCTTGAGATCAGTCAACACAGTTCCTGAAACAATGCCAATTCAAGATATCCTATCAAAAATGATCAAGAAGCAAACTCCAATCGTCATCGTTGTCGATGAGTACGGTGGGACTTCTGGTATCGTGACTGATAAAGATATTTACGAAGAATTATTCGGAACTGTTAAGGATGAAATCGATGTCGTTTCTGATGAATATATCATCAAAAACGAAGACAAGTCTTACAACGTATCTGGTAAGACTACACTTTATGATTTTGAAAGATACTTTAGAACTGATATTAAAGCCTTTCAAGAGTCAGATATTATTACTGTTGGTGGTTATATCTTAGAGAAATTCCCTAATATCCAGCTGAATTCAGAATTTAATCTCGATAACTTCCACTTTAAGGTGGCGGAATTCGATCATGGTTTTGCTAACTGGTTCAAGGTCACGATCGATGATGATGAGGTTACCAAGAGTGGCAATCTTGCATCGCTAACTGAGGTTGATGATTTGAAGGAAGAGTCGGATGATACGAAAGGTAAAGATGATAAGTAA
- a CDS encoding CAP domain-containing protein — MKHNRLITGIVVALALATASSPLQVSYAATEQAGSSATAVPTTEDKTVYTADEQAQIQAFQQKYAQLTDSDNSIYNLFQTEPNLTDPFDIGVLNPRVITRTVDWINYYRSLSGLPAIDNNANSNNLAQIASAVMAAAQSDPQKDQHGLKNTTQPDSVSALNWNKAVLGTNESNLYFGYPTSLGSMIKALMLDNTNISGLDAGHRAWFLSPYLSKVGVGLAIAQNGRHYESVLVNNPPDANRTPSTQIINYPANGLFPVEELVGSQSHPIVPWSISFAKGSNLVDDNTTITVTNLTNGTTGTVSPSYYGSQAYSETFLSFAPPTNVTINDHSEYKVTVSGLKSDSMTSYSYTFKTFSENATENVTNSK, encoded by the coding sequence ATGAAACATAATCGATTGATCACCGGGATAGTAGTTGCATTGGCTTTAGCAACTGCCAGTTCTCCTTTACAAGTTAGTTATGCTGCAACAGAACAAGCTGGTTCTTCCGCCACTGCTGTTCCTACTACTGAGGACAAAACTGTTTACACAGCAGATGAACAGGCGCAGATTCAAGCATTTCAACAAAAGTACGCTCAGTTAACTGACTCAGATAATTCGATCTACAATTTATTTCAAACTGAACCTAATTTAACTGACCCATTCGATATCGGCGTTTTGAATCCTCGTGTCATTACTAGAACGGTCGACTGGATCAATTATTATCGTTCATTGTCTGGATTACCAGCAATTGACAATAACGCAAATTCAAATAATTTAGCACAAATTGCTTCAGCCGTTATGGCTGCTGCCCAATCCGATCCTCAAAAAGACCAACACGGTTTAAAAAATACGACTCAACCGGATAGCGTTTCAGCGCTAAATTGGAATAAAGCTGTCTTGGGTACTAATGAAAGCAACTTGTACTTTGGCTATCCTACTTCACTTGGGTCAATGATCAAGGCGTTAATGCTTGATAACACAAATATCTCAGGATTAGATGCTGGCCATAGAGCTTGGTTCTTATCTCCATACTTGTCAAAAGTTGGCGTTGGACTCGCGATAGCTCAAAACGGACGCCATTACGAGAGCGTTTTAGTCAACAATCCACCAGATGCTAATCGGACTCCTAGTACTCAAATCATTAATTATCCGGCCAATGGACTTTTTCCAGTAGAAGAACTAGTCGGCAGTCAATCTCATCCAATCGTCCCTTGGTCAATTTCATTTGCAAAGGGATCTAATTTAGTTGATGACAATACTACGATCACCGTCACTAATTTGACTAACGGAACAACTGGTACGGTCAGCCCTAGTTATTATGGTAGCCAAGCCTACAGTGAAACATTCTTAAGCTTTGCTCCACCAACTAATGTAACTATTAATGATCATTCAGAATATAAAGTAACTGTCAGTGGACTAAAATCCGATAGTATGACAAGCTATAGTTATACATTCAAAACATTCTCAGAAAATGCTACTGAAAACGTAACAAATAGCAAATAA
- a CDS encoding HAD hydrolase-like protein — translation MNNLFFDLDGTLVNSEKGIMKGLKYMYNDTLGYVPHDDATLRKFIGPTFSYSFKKYDNIDVNDPIAKARMKSFREYYDVEGWKELTVIDGVYEMLEQLKDSGKEIFVATSKPEIHAKNIVNHFGMAPYIRHVFGASDDEVTRSLKEDVISYGMDKTSVSLNSDNLVMVGDRSSDIVGAHKNNLKAIGVTYGFGDKDELSKAKSDWIVNKPLEIAKIALEK, via the coding sequence TTGAATAATTTATTTTTTGACCTAGATGGAACTTTAGTGAACTCTGAAAAGGGTATCATGAAAGGCTTAAAATACATGTACAACGATACTTTAGGCTATGTTCCGCATGATGATGCAACATTGAGAAAATTTATTGGACCAACATTTAGTTATTCCTTTAAAAAGTACGACAACATCGACGTTAATGATCCAATTGCAAAAGCTCGCATGAAGAGTTTTCGCGAGTATTATGATGTTGAAGGCTGGAAGGAATTAACTGTTATCGACGGCGTTTATGAGATGCTGGAACAACTAAAGGATAGTGGCAAGGAAATTTTCGTTGCTACGTCAAAACCTGAAATTCACGCTAAGAATATTGTAAACCATTTTGGCATGGCACCGTACATTCGACACGTATTTGGTGCCAGCGATGATGAAGTAACGCGTTCTCTTAAAGAAGATGTTATTTCATATGGTATGGACAAAACGTCAGTCAGTTTAAACTCAGATAATCTTGTTATGGTGGGGGATCGTAGCAGCGATATCGTTGGGGCTCATAAGAATAATCTAAAGGCCATAGGAGTAACATACGGTTTTGGGGATAAAGACGAATTAAGCAAGGCTAAGTCTGATTGGATCGTCAACAAACCTTTAGAAATCGCAAAAATAGCTTTGGAGAAGTAA
- a CDS encoding iron-sulfur cluster biosynthesis family protein produces MKIEITPEAQAKLAKFNDKNIILDLDDGLGRFSGEGDCALITKFRIIMVDKDEDLSDYSIKLDSVMGPIYYKESAEEFLKPGIQLHVNPKTQLLVFKNDFETIDNSVNIIDFDSVKA; encoded by the coding sequence ATGAAGATAGAAATTACTCCAGAAGCACAAGCAAAATTAGCAAAGTTTAACGACAAGAATATTATTTTGGATCTTGATGATGGTTTGGGTCGTTTTTCTGGTGAGGGTGACTGTGCCTTGATCACTAAGTTCCGTATTATTATGGTGGACAAGGACGAGGATCTTTCAGACTATTCTATTAAGTTGGACAGTGTTATGGGTCCGATTTATTACAAGGAGAGTGCTGAGGAATTTCTCAAGCCTGGTATTCAACTTCATGTTAATCCCAAAACTCAACTTTTAGTGTTTAAGAATGATTTTGAAACTATTGATAATAGCGTGAATATTATTGATTTTGATTCTGTTAAAGCTTAA